A stretch of the Haladaptatus cibarius D43 genome encodes the following:
- a CDS encoding winged helix-turn-helix domain-containing protein, whose translation MESSELNPFALISDEIRAKIIKALGDARVEKGTKPILTFTELMTRTAVDIPSSHFNYHLQRLQGIFVERVDEGYQMRVEGRIVYHALRSGTLDRPDVDCKYTLDTACYYCGQPMEAIFENSVARIQCSDCNHLYEIMGIPPALDPTGTDPVTQFERYCRQMQFAFTNRSCRTCGDRTDIDVLRPPHIPFNTDNREVVSIYSSCPSCGDQFFLSAGELILYDEGVISFCHDRGLDVLNQPVWTIPFAATDRSVVVSSEEPLTLSVRIELGGETLLVRVDTSAEIIERIRS comes from the coding sequence ATGGAGTCAAGTGAATTGAATCCCTTCGCACTCATCAGTGATGAGATACGGGCGAAGATAATTAAAGCACTAGGCGATGCGAGGGTAGAGAAGGGAACAAAACCGATACTCACATTTACCGAGCTGATGACCCGGACGGCTGTTGACATACCAAGCAGCCACTTCAATTATCACCTACAGCGTCTTCAAGGAATCTTCGTTGAGAGGGTCGATGAGGGGTATCAGATGCGAGTGGAGGGACGCATCGTCTATCATGCACTCCGATCTGGAACCCTTGATCGACCTGATGTAGACTGCAAATACACGCTTGACACAGCCTGTTATTACTGTGGTCAACCAATGGAGGCAATATTTGAAAATAGCGTCGCTCGAATCCAGTGTAGTGACTGTAACCATCTTTACGAGATTATGGGTATTCCACCAGCCCTTGACCCTACAGGGACAGATCCGGTCACGCAGTTCGAACGATATTGTCGTCAAATGCAATTTGCATTCACAAACCGCAGCTGTAGGACGTGTGGAGATCGAACAGATATCGACGTCCTCCGACCGCCACATATTCCATTCAACACAGATAACCGGGAAGTAGTAAGCATATACAGTTCGTGTCCATCCTGTGGAGACCAATTTTTCCTCTCAGCCGGGGAACTGATTCTGTACGATGAGGGCGTCATTTCGTTCTGTCACGATCGAGGGCTCGATGTCCTTAATCAGCCGGTGTGGACGATTCCATTTGCGGCAACAGATCGTTCAGTCGTTGTTTCGAGTGAGGAGCCGCTAACTCTCTCGGTTCGTATCGAACTAGGTGGAGAAACTCTTCTGGTTCGAGTAGATACCTCTGCAGAGATTATCGAACGAATTCGTTCCTGA
- a CDS encoding DUF429 domain-containing protein encodes MMSSSLEEVWRSESGGSIKPRTLKRALYFSFRMVSYLGVDWAGGCWAVVKTGNETLVTTEPSILNVWHEHGQDDDVRSILVDIPIGLPEDGVRACDEEASERLKSQGNTVFSIPRKAIVETEQYGDAREMNGGSLGSQSWWLFPRIREVDVFLQEYEDALTKMYESHPEICFRRFVHDIEYAKDTVAGREERLEVLRTDSDLHKEVEAVVDQRKDRVEWHERISKGRLDDVLDAAVLALTAKRIELGRRSESNEYPALPEEDDPGEDEKLGISPEILYPRAL; translated from the coding sequence ATGATGTCGTCCTCGCTTGAAGAGGTCTGGCGTTCAGAATCCGGCGGCTCTATCAAACCCCGTACATTAAAGCGCGCTCTATATTTTTCCTTTCGTATGGTATCATATCTTGGAGTAGACTGGGCTGGTGGCTGTTGGGCCGTCGTCAAAACAGGCAACGAGACGCTCGTTACCACCGAACCGTCGATACTCAACGTCTGGCACGAACACGGACAAGATGACGATGTCCGATCGATACTCGTCGACATCCCGATTGGACTTCCCGAAGATGGTGTTCGAGCGTGCGATGAGGAGGCGAGTGAACGACTGAAAAGCCAGGGAAACACCGTCTTTTCGATTCCTCGGAAAGCAATCGTCGAAACCGAGCAGTATGGTGATGCACGGGAAATGAACGGTGGTTCGCTGGGAAGCCAGAGTTGGTGGCTTTTCCCTCGAATTCGTGAGGTCGACGTCTTCCTCCAAGAGTACGAAGACGCACTCACAAAGATGTACGAGAGCCATCCAGAGATTTGCTTCCGACGCTTTGTCCATGATATCGAGTATGCGAAGGATACAGTAGCGGGGCGTGAAGAGCGGCTTGAAGTGCTACGCACTGATTCGGATCTTCATAAAGAGGTCGAAGCGGTCGTTGACCAGCGAAAGGATAGAGTGGAGTGGCACGAACGGATTTCGAAAGGGCGACTGGACGACGTTCTCGACGCAGCGGTACTCGCGCTGACCGCGAAGAGAATCGAACTAGGCCGTAGAAGTGAGTCGAATGAGTATCCCGCACTGCCCGAAGAGGATGATCCAGGAGAGGACGAAAAACTCGGGATATCGCCCGAAATCCTGTACCCTCGAGCCTTGTAA
- a CDS encoding amidase, producing MPKTDTKSFDVIEATIDEIHAAIEAKEVTAESLIDNYLARIDEYDGDLHSILTVNPNARQRAKQLDSQFDTDGFVGPLHGVPIIVKDNQDTHDMPTTAGSQALAESVPSQDAFIVERLRNAGGILLAKANLQEFSYGVDTISSLGGETRNAYALDRRPSGSSGGTAAAIAANLGVVGTGSDTCSSVRSPPAFNNLVGFRPTRGLVSRTGIIPLSETQDTAGPITRTVTDAARMLDVLSGYDPADPITARSVANIPDDGYVSHLDEHGLDGARIGVVQEFFGLQNEESAPESAATKVTSVIETAIDEMEAAGATIIDSVEIIDQEFLASARVIPYEFKRDFDHYLAELENELPYCTLTEIIETGQVAEAIASRIATSDLLDVDVETLDENREYLQRLERRKQIKTDTVQRLVDQNLDALLYPPSTIPPVKRPNNQPFDELPCELAAHTGLPSIVVQAGFTDDGLPVGVELLGRAFAEPRLFELAYSYEQATKHRQPPDDFGEIA from the coding sequence ATGCCCAAAACTGACACCAAGTCCTTCGACGTCATCGAAGCAACCATCGACGAAATCCATGCGGCTATCGAAGCCAAGGAAGTCACTGCCGAATCGCTCATCGACAATTACCTGGCGCGAATAGACGAATACGACGGCGATTTACACTCGATCCTAACGGTAAACCCCAACGCTCGCCAGCGGGCCAAACAGCTCGATTCTCAATTCGATACTGACGGCTTTGTCGGCCCACTTCATGGTGTGCCGATCATCGTCAAAGACAATCAGGATACTCACGACATGCCAACCACGGCAGGATCACAGGCCCTAGCAGAGTCAGTGCCATCGCAGGATGCATTCATCGTCGAACGCCTCCGTAACGCGGGTGGCATACTTCTCGCAAAAGCAAATTTACAGGAATTTTCGTACGGCGTCGATACGATCAGTTCACTCGGTGGAGAGACGCGAAACGCGTATGCCCTCGATCGACGCCCATCCGGTTCAAGTGGCGGCACCGCTGCGGCAATCGCAGCCAATTTAGGGGTAGTTGGGACGGGATCGGACACGTGTTCGTCCGTTCGATCGCCCCCCGCGTTCAACAATCTGGTCGGGTTTCGACCAACGAGGGGGCTAGTCAGCCGAACCGGTATCATTCCCCTGAGTGAAACCCAAGATACGGCGGGACCGATTACTCGAACTGTTACAGACGCCGCACGGATGCTTGATGTCCTGAGTGGCTACGACCCAGCGGATCCCATTACGGCACGAAGCGTGGCGAACATTCCCGATGACGGCTACGTCTCCCATCTTGACGAACACGGACTTGACGGGGCACGAATCGGTGTTGTCCAAGAATTTTTCGGGTTACAAAACGAGGAAAGTGCTCCCGAATCAGCGGCCACGAAAGTAACCTCCGTCATTGAGACTGCAATTGATGAGATGGAAGCGGCGGGAGCCACGATTATCGATTCTGTCGAGATAATCGATCAGGAATTTCTGGCATCTGCTCGCGTCATCCCCTACGAATTCAAGCGTGATTTCGACCACTACTTGGCGGAATTGGAAAATGAACTCCCGTATTGCACGCTCACAGAAATCATTGAGACGGGCCAAGTTGCCGAAGCAATAGCGTCTCGAATTGCGACCAGTGACCTTCTCGATGTTGACGTAGAGACGCTTGATGAGAACCGTGAGTACCTCCAGCGACTCGAAAGACGGAAGCAAATCAAAACAGACACCGTACAACGATTAGTGGATCAGAACCTCGACGCACTGTTGTATCCCCCATCGACGATTCCACCGGTCAAACGTCCCAATAACCAGCCGTTTGACGAACTACCCTGCGAGTTGGCTGCACATACAGGGTTGCCTTCGATAGTTGTGCAAGCCGGTTTCACGGATGATGGACTCCCGGTTGGAGTCGAACTCTTGGGACGAGCGTTTGCCGAACCGCGACTCTTTGAACTCGCCTATTCGTACGAACAAGCAACGAAACACCGACAACCACCAGATGATTTCGGAGAAATTGCCTAA
- a CDS encoding Zn-ribbon domain-containing OB-fold protein — MPTNKPIPTSTTEYEHQYWQRVANGDVCIAHCQACDHVYHPPRRYCPDCYSDEWEFEPIAGTGTVYGYTSIHRPTERFASDTPIVSAIITLDEGPRLMGRVACDSEAIAVGTRVRLDTSGLSSDNVRLTFELLTK, encoded by the coding sequence ATGCCGACTAACAAGCCGATTCCGACATCGACGACCGAATACGAACACCAATACTGGCAGCGCGTGGCTAACGGTGATGTCTGTATTGCCCACTGTCAAGCATGCGACCACGTCTATCATCCTCCACGCCGATACTGTCCAGACTGTTACTCCGACGAGTGGGAGTTTGAGCCAATTGCAGGCACTGGAACGGTGTACGGCTATACCAGTATTCACCGTCCAACGGAGCGATTCGCGTCAGATACCCCGATCGTGTCCGCTATCATCACGTTAGACGAAGGGCCACGGCTCATGGGACGTGTCGCGTGTGATTCTGAAGCAATTGCGGTCGGAACCCGAGTCCGTCTCGATACGTCAGGTCTCTCCTCAGACAACGTTCGTCTCACCTTCGAACTACTAACGAAGTAA
- a CDS encoding CHRD domain-containing protein, with amino-acid sequence MVDSKKRQTLQLVGTATTALAGLGVGSTTTAKRSKMPTSTLFSTGLMTGKEVVPPVKSPGKGIAAFVPRWEQKRIDYALVFHNLKQTLNGVKLSLGSKGENGPIVVDLMQSASEQSKALDGTGAVIVGSITMDDLAQVKALGDVTRKFWEKDAYVEVQSSAHPEGEIRSQVCAVRKLDVDFKMNVKVDASDEFELDYSTDLKVKLKEARRPKDDC; translated from the coding sequence ATGGTTGATTCAAAAAAGCGACAAACGCTCCAATTGGTCGGAACCGCTACCACCGCCCTCGCAGGTCTCGGCGTCGGCTCGACGACAACGGCGAAGCGGTCGAAAATGCCCACCTCCACACTCTTCAGTACGGGTCTCATGACCGGCAAAGAGGTGGTTCCACCGGTAAAATCCCCCGGGAAAGGGATTGCCGCTTTCGTTCCGCGCTGGGAACAAAAGCGAATAGATTACGCGCTGGTATTCCACAATCTAAAGCAGACGCTCAACGGTGTCAAGCTCTCTCTCGGTTCGAAAGGGGAAAACGGCCCGATCGTCGTCGATCTAATGCAATCCGCATCGGAGCAGTCGAAAGCCCTTGACGGAACCGGTGCGGTCATCGTCGGTTCCATCACAATGGACGACTTAGCACAGGTGAAAGCCCTCGGAGACGTGACTCGCAAGTTCTGGGAAAAAGATGCGTATGTCGAAGTTCAGAGTTCCGCACACCCGGAAGGAGAGATTCGAAGTCAGGTCTGTGCCGTTCGGAAGCTAGATGTGGATTTCAAAATGAATGTCAAAGTCGATGCGAGCGACGAGTTCGAGTTGGACTACTCGACGGATTTAAAAGTGAAGTTGAAAGAGGCTCGCCGCCCCAAAGACGACTGTTAA
- a CDS encoding thiolase family protein, whose protein sequence is MDVFQHVLAPMISSNLLGDRYRMQLRPMKPVLIGYGETSVGESLNCRYEELNMWATREALRDVDLEPDDIDGLIATAPFRTERFPLPRLIEYLGIAPLNFAELTGVGGASHVTSIHRAAGAIENGQAETILVVAADALHSDIGPRTVIEELSDSVSEFEDPANIVPSLYAHVANWHLDTFGTTRKQLAEIAAIAHEHASLQRAERAHRQEAKSADEILDAPMVATPLTADQCALISDGGAAFIVTTEENAAELDQVPVRLTGFGARHTHDHISQMPSFNETGAIEAGQRAMAEATVDHADIDVLQIYDCFTITVLRILEDLGFCERGNGGDLVDSGALRLTGKWPLNTHGGALAQAHPGMPCGIFHITEALRQLQGRAEATQVDNASTALVHGNGGIFSTQAVAILERGECHAD, encoded by the coding sequence ATGGATGTTTTCCAACACGTTCTGGCACCAATGATTTCCTCTAACCTTCTTGGAGATCGGTATCGTATGCAATTGAGACCAATGAAGCCAGTGCTAATCGGGTATGGCGAAACGAGCGTCGGAGAGTCACTCAACTGCAGATACGAGGAGCTGAACATGTGGGCGACACGCGAAGCATTGCGAGATGTCGATCTCGAACCAGACGATATTGACGGACTTATCGCGACTGCACCCTTTCGAACGGAGCGATTTCCACTCCCTCGGCTGATCGAATATCTTGGAATCGCTCCACTCAATTTTGCAGAACTCACTGGCGTCGGTGGTGCATCCCACGTGACCTCGATTCACCGAGCGGCCGGTGCGATTGAAAATGGACAGGCCGAGACGATCCTCGTCGTCGCCGCAGACGCTCTCCATTCTGACATCGGACCACGAACAGTTATCGAAGAACTATCCGACAGTGTCAGCGAGTTCGAGGATCCCGCCAACATCGTTCCCTCGCTCTATGCCCATGTTGCAAACTGGCACCTCGATACGTTTGGGACGACACGGAAACAACTCGCCGAAATCGCAGCCATCGCTCACGAGCACGCGTCGCTGCAGCGGGCGGAACGTGCACACCGACAGGAAGCGAAATCAGCTGATGAGATTCTCGACGCTCCGATGGTTGCAACTCCGTTGACTGCAGATCAGTGCGCTCTAATTTCCGATGGCGGAGCGGCATTCATCGTGACCACCGAAGAAAACGCAGCCGAGCTTGATCAAGTACCAGTCCGTCTGACCGGGTTCGGCGCACGACATACTCACGATCACATCTCTCAGATGCCATCGTTCAATGAGACGGGGGCGATAGAAGCAGGGCAGCGAGCAATGGCCGAAGCAACTGTCGATCATGCTGATATCGACGTCCTTCAAATATACGACTGCTTTACGATTACCGTCCTTCGAATCCTCGAAGACCTCGGCTTCTGTGAACGCGGGAACGGTGGCGACCTCGTTGACAGTGGTGCTCTTCGATTAACTGGAAAGTGGCCACTCAACACTCACGGCGGGGCGCTCGCCCAAGCACATCCAGGAATGCCCTGTGGGATTTTTCATATTACCGAAGCACTCCGTCAGCTACAAGGACGAGCCGAAGCGACGCAAGTTGACAACGCATCGACAGCGCTCGTTCATGGAAACGGAGGAATCTTCTCAACGCAAGCAGTGGCAATCCTCGAACGAGGTGAGTGTCATGCCGACTAA
- a CDS encoding MFS transporter — MPTTRRTILLYYLYQATLSNGFYLPVGIIFLQQQRGFGLGIIGLTQGAFGLALVFAEIPTGYLGDRLGRRSTLALSSVITTLVMALYTVITTPTAYVLLYILWAIGWSLESGTGSAWLYEILSERLDSDEFARVRGRGSTVSLLVSAISAVIAGVLVTVAWPLPFVAAATLSAAGLPVLVALPTATVDTRRLTLVDGLRTLSTTVTDPGLRWFIVYSAIFYALFDVLRAFEQPAVTGVGVPVAALGVLYAGLKLVSACSAAATGWFANRFGVSNSFRLLIPVVGIAFLLVGILPVVVIPVVFLIRAIQSIVQPLRAQYVNDRADDVGRATVLSGVSMALSLAGGGANLVAGQFAERVGLIVFLAVAGCLSVGAAGLLWIRTTPVRNEFVR; from the coding sequence ATGCCCACTACCCGGCGAACAATTCTCCTCTACTACCTTTACCAGGCAACTCTCTCAAATGGTTTTTACCTTCCTGTCGGTATCATCTTTCTCCAACAACAACGTGGATTCGGTCTCGGTATAATTGGCTTGACACAGGGAGCATTTGGACTCGCACTTGTCTTCGCTGAAATCCCCACTGGTTATCTTGGTGATCGACTCGGCCGTCGGTCAACTCTCGCACTTTCAAGCGTTATCACCACTCTCGTCATGGCCTTGTATACCGTTATTACCACACCAACTGCCTATGTTCTTCTGTATATATTATGGGCAATTGGATGGAGTCTTGAGTCTGGTACTGGATCGGCGTGGCTCTATGAGATTCTCTCTGAACGTCTTGACTCCGACGAGTTTGCGCGAGTTCGTGGCCGTGGCAGTACCGTCTCACTCCTTGTTTCAGCCATTAGTGCCGTCATTGCTGGCGTCTTGGTTACCGTAGCGTGGCCGCTGCCGTTCGTTGCAGCCGCAACTCTCTCCGCTGCTGGTCTGCCTGTCCTTGTGGCTCTTCCTACAGCGACTGTCGACACACGTCGTCTAACGCTTGTCGATGGTCTTCGGACACTTTCAACCACTGTTACTGACCCTGGTCTCCGGTGGTTCATTGTCTACTCTGCCATTTTCTATGCACTCTTTGACGTCCTCCGCGCCTTCGAACAGCCTGCTGTGACAGGTGTGGGTGTTCCGGTTGCCGCACTTGGCGTCCTCTATGCAGGTCTCAAACTGGTTTCTGCGTGTTCGGCTGCAGCGACCGGCTGGTTTGCCAACCGATTTGGTGTAAGCAACTCGTTCCGTCTTCTCATCCCTGTTGTTGGCATCGCATTTCTTCTGGTTGGAATTTTACCCGTCGTTGTTATTCCGGTTGTTTTCCTCATCCGAGCGATACAGAGTATCGTCCAGCCGCTGCGGGCACAATACGTGAACGACCGAGCAGACGATGTGGGACGAGCGACAGTCTTATCTGGCGTTTCGATGGCTCTATCTCTCGCTGGTGGTGGGGCGAATCTCGTTGCCGGTCAGTTTGCCGAACGTGTCGGTCTCATTGTATTCCTTGCAGTTGCTGGCTGTCTGTCAGTAGGTGCTGCCGGACTGCTCTGGATACGTACGACACCGGTCAGGAACGAATTCGTTCGATAA
- a CDS encoding DUF7437 domain-containing protein yields the protein MAATKRDTHPIATMLAISDVLTHPRLAQLYTRVRERDTATVDELAAGLDNSSTTIYEDVNWLTDMGLLERVTETQPHRYRAPHLLITVEVDEGSYEITPTLIAALARCTDNQNLELYRDRHGTAGLAIATEYARAYVKGKMTSRIMARELDLSVLEAETILQELREIIVDVEPDAQDDLDLDAIDAQVDLDDEDLSEHSK from the coding sequence ATGGCAGCGACCAAACGTGATACCCATCCGATCGCCACGATGCTCGCGATTTCGGATGTGCTCACGCATCCGCGACTAGCCCAACTATACACGCGTGTCCGGGAACGTGATACCGCGACTGTCGATGAACTTGCAGCCGGTCTCGACAACTCGTCGACGACGATCTACGAAGATGTAAACTGGCTTACCGATATGGGTCTGCTCGAACGCGTGACTGAGACACAGCCCCACCGATATCGAGCGCCGCATCTCTTGATCACTGTTGAGGTTGACGAGGGCTCTTACGAGATCACTCCGACTTTGATTGCCGCTCTTGCCCGGTGTACGGACAATCAGAATCTCGAACTCTACCGCGATCGTCATGGAACCGCGGGACTCGCAATCGCGACCGAGTATGCACGTGCATATGTCAAAGGAAAGATGACGTCGCGAATTATGGCCCGTGAGTTAGATCTCTCCGTGCTTGAGGCCGAAACCATTCTTCAAGAACTCCGTGAGATCATTGTCGATGTAGAACCGGACGCTCAGGACGATCTCGACCTTGATGCAATCGACGCACAGGTGGATCTCGACGACGAGGATCTCTCCGAGCACTCCAAATAA
- a CDS encoding ABC transporter ATP-binding protein: MAEPVLEVDSVSVMRGGTEILADVSLSIQTDTRLLVQGPSGAGKTTLFNVLGLLDSPSSGTVFVQGDNTSKLKERARARLRREAIGFIFQDFQLIADLTAWENAALPQDHTGDRDEEWLKSLFDRLAIGDLRDQYPATLSGGEKQRVAIARALANRPAVILADEPTGQLDPKTTDRVLEVLFTLQATTETSLVTISHDTQLSSQFDRLVRLENGTIVEGEGGNPNRSGSSEPLREGSTHSGE, encoded by the coding sequence GTGGCCGAACCAGTACTCGAAGTCGACTCGGTCAGCGTGATGCGCGGCGGTACGGAAATCCTCGCGGACGTTTCTCTTTCGATTCAAACGGATACCCGCTTGCTCGTCCAAGGGCCGAGCGGTGCCGGGAAGACGACCCTGTTCAATGTGCTCGGACTCCTCGATTCGCCGTCGTCCGGCACGGTCTTCGTGCAAGGTGACAACACGTCGAAGCTCAAAGAACGGGCGCGGGCCCGCCTCCGACGCGAAGCGATCGGCTTTATTTTTCAAGATTTCCAGCTCATTGCTGACCTCACCGCGTGGGAAAACGCGGCACTCCCCCAAGATCATACCGGCGACCGTGACGAGGAGTGGCTCAAATCGCTGTTCGACCGATTGGCGATCGGCGACCTCCGCGACCAGTATCCAGCGACGCTCAGCGGAGGGGAAAAGCAACGCGTAGCGATAGCGCGCGCGCTCGCAAACCGACCCGCAGTAATTCTCGCCGACGAACCAACGGGGCAACTCGACCCGAAAACGACTGATCGAGTTCTCGAAGTTCTCTTTACCCTCCAAGCGACGACGGAAACTTCGCTCGTAACGATTAGTCACGATACACAATTGAGTTCACAGTTCGACCGTCTTGTTCGACTCGAAAACGGAACTATCGTCGAAGGAGAGGGCGGAAATCCGAACCGGAGTGGGTCGAGTGAACCGCTTCGTGAAGGTTCGACGCATTCAGGTGAGTGA
- a CDS encoding MarR family transcriptional regulator has translation MPIDIDTFEAASENDLKHRGTNAEQVLSFLAAHPDQAFTPAEIAEETGVLRNSISAVLGRLEERNLVRHRGHYWALGDDEALATYTSTRSTARAMTDRFGAEDPTEWNPTDDSESEDT, from the coding sequence ATGCCCATTGATATCGATACATTTGAAGCTGCCTCTGAGAACGACCTCAAGCACCGCGGGACGAATGCTGAACAAGTCCTGTCGTTTCTCGCGGCCCATCCCGACCAAGCGTTTACCCCTGCAGAAATCGCCGAGGAAACCGGCGTCCTTCGAAACAGCATCAGCGCCGTCCTCGGTCGATTAGAAGAGCGTAATCTCGTTCGTCACCGGGGCCATTATTGGGCACTCGGTGATGATGAGGCACTCGCAACCTACACATCGACGCGCTCGACCGCCCGAGCAATGACAGATCGCTTTGGAGCCGAAGATCCCACCGAGTGGAACCCAACCGACGACTCCGAGTCAGAGGACACCTAA
- a CDS encoding SWIM zinc finger family protein, whose product MACTCPHHVHRNAFCKHMAAVENAINDGTLDAFPSEDENGAEPDDCDCDGLGDFRCWPCVRTGRKELPN is encoded by the coding sequence ATGGCATGCACGTGCCCACATCACGTCCACCGCAACGCCTTCTGTAAACACATGGCCGCCGTCGAAAACGCAATTAACGACGGGACACTCGACGCCTTCCCCTCGGAGGATGAAAACGGTGCCGAACCAGATGACTGCGACTGCGACGGCCTCGGTGACTTCCGGTGCTGGCCATGCGTGCGAACGGGACGGAAGGAACTGCCGAATTAA
- a CDS encoding nucleotidyltransferase domain-containing protein has product MRVELRLPLPDEQIFRYEAMDDILEITAQNPTQEFSNRELQTLTGFGGPSVSKALTLLAALGLVTRRDVGRKTLYQINDDHLHEADDPLLGIPQSIFRQPLKRFTDRVTEELSSIAGIVCFGSVARGEADRVSDIDLFVLTDDDNELVATRRTISKIKSDLETQAINGQRYEFETFVESPASARRRGADLRPIFQEGIELYTTDMLQDIKQEIFGGNE; this is encoded by the coding sequence ATGCGTGTAGAGTTACGCCTTCCATTGCCAGACGAACAGATCTTCAGGTATGAAGCGATGGACGATATCCTCGAAATCACGGCTCAAAACCCGACACAAGAATTCTCGAATCGTGAGTTACAAACACTCACCGGATTCGGCGGTCCAAGCGTTTCGAAGGCACTCACACTGCTTGCTGCACTTGGGTTGGTTACACGCCGGGACGTTGGTCGAAAAACCCTCTACCAAATCAACGACGATCATCTGCATGAAGCCGACGACCCATTACTGGGGATCCCGCAATCGATCTTTCGACAACCGCTCAAACGATTCACAGACCGCGTCACCGAGGAACTTTCATCGATCGCTGGCATCGTTTGCTTTGGCAGCGTCGCACGCGGCGAGGCGGATCGCGTCAGCGATATCGATCTGTTCGTGCTAACAGACGACGACAACGAACTCGTAGCCACACGACGAACAATTTCGAAGATTAAATCGGATCTCGAAACACAGGCGATCAACGGGCAGCGATACGAATTCGAAACCTTCGTCGAATCACCAGCCAGTGCCCGCCGACGAGGCGCAGATCTTCGACCGATTTTCCAAGAAGGAATAGAACTCTACACAACAGACATGCTCCAGGACATCAAGCAAGAGATCTTCGGAGGGAATGAATGA